In a single window of the Serratia quinivorans genome:
- the cysM gene encoding Cysteine synthase B, which translates to MTTLEQCIGNTPLVKLQRLAAGLGSEVWLKLEGNNPAGSVKDRAALAMIQQAELRGEIKPSDRLIEATSGNTGIALAMIAALKGYSMTLLMPENMSLERQAAMRAYGAELILVSREVGMEGARDLALEMQNQGQGKVLDQFNNLDNPYAHFTTTGPEIWQQSHQRVTHFVSSMGTTGTITGVGGYLKSQNPQVQIIGLQPAEGSSIPGIRRWAPAYMPGIFRPDLVDQVLDIEQTDAEQTMRQLAQREGIFCGASSGGAVAGALQIAAANPGSVIVAIICDRGDRYLSTGVFA; encoded by the coding sequence GTGACAACGCTTGAACAATGCATCGGTAATACCCCGCTGGTAAAATTACAACGACTGGCTGCAGGCTTGGGCAGCGAGGTTTGGCTCAAACTGGAAGGCAATAACCCGGCGGGTTCGGTAAAGGATCGCGCCGCGCTGGCGATGATCCAGCAGGCGGAGCTGCGCGGTGAGATAAAGCCCAGCGATCGGTTGATCGAGGCCACCAGCGGCAACACCGGCATTGCACTGGCGATGATAGCGGCGCTCAAGGGCTATTCGATGACCCTGCTGATGCCGGAGAACATGAGCCTGGAACGTCAGGCGGCGATGCGTGCCTATGGCGCAGAGTTGATCCTGGTCAGCCGCGAAGTGGGGATGGAAGGCGCACGCGATCTGGCGCTGGAAATGCAGAATCAGGGACAGGGCAAGGTGCTGGATCAGTTCAATAATCTGGACAACCCTTACGCCCACTTCACCACCACCGGTCCGGAAATCTGGCAGCAGAGCCATCAACGGGTGACCCATTTCGTTTCCAGCATGGGCACCACCGGCACCATTACCGGAGTGGGGGGCTACCTGAAGAGCCAAAACCCGCAGGTGCAGATTATCGGCCTGCAGCCGGCAGAAGGCAGCAGTATTCCCGGCATTCGTCGCTGGGCACCGGCTTATATGCCGGGGATCTTCCGGCCGGACCTGGTGGATCAGGTGCTGGACATTGAGCAAACCGACGCTGAACAGACCATGCGTCAGTTGGCGCAGCGCGAAGGTATATTCTGCGGCGCCAGCTCCGGCGGGGCAGTAGCCGGTGCGCTACAGATTGCGGCGGCCAATCCGGGCAGCGTGATCGTGGCTATCATCTGCGATCGCGGCGATCGTTATCTCTCCACCGGTGTTTTTGCTTAA
- the ompR_3 gene encoding Transcriptional regulatory protein OmpR, giving the protein MKILLVDDDLELGTMLSEYLTGEGFNATLVLTGKAGVEGALSGDYTAMILDIMLPDMSGIDVLRDVRKKSRMPIIMLTAKGDNIDRVIGLEMGADDYMPKPCYPRELVARLRAVLRRFDERPDEVDDEIAINFGELTLNPSTRSSEWRGKAFDLTASEFNLLELLLRAPERVVSKDELSEKGLGRPREAYDRSVDVHISNIRQKLGALTDNALSIETVRSIGYRIR; this is encoded by the coding sequence ATGAAAATTTTATTGGTCGATGATGACCTCGAACTCGGCACCATGCTGAGCGAATACCTGACCGGCGAAGGCTTTAACGCCACGCTGGTGCTGACCGGCAAGGCCGGGGTGGAAGGCGCGCTGTCAGGTGATTACACCGCAATGATCCTCGACATCATGCTGCCGGACATGAGCGGCATCGACGTGCTGCGCGACGTGCGCAAGAAGAGCCGCATGCCGATCATCATGCTGACGGCCAAGGGCGATAACATCGATCGGGTCATCGGCCTGGAAATGGGCGCCGACGACTATATGCCCAAGCCGTGCTATCCCCGCGAACTGGTGGCGCGCCTGCGTGCGGTACTGCGCCGCTTCGACGAGCGTCCGGATGAGGTGGACGACGAGATTGCGATTAATTTCGGCGAACTGACCCTTAACCCGTCGACCCGCAGCAGTGAATGGCGCGGCAAGGCGTTTGATCTGACCGCTTCCGAATTCAACCTGTTAGAGTTACTGCTGCGCGCGCCGGAGCGGGTGGTATCAAAAGACGAGCTGTCAGAAAAAGGTTTAGGCCGCCCACGAGAAGCCTATGACCGCAGCGTCGACGTGCATATCAGCAATATCCGCCAGAAACTGGGGGCGTTGACGGACAACGCGCTCAGCATTGAGACGGTGCGCAGCATCGGCTATCGCATCCGATAA
- the cpxA_2 gene encoding Sensor protein CpxA has product MPMRGRLFWKILLGFWLTFIIMTQALWVAFSLYGDRYEPPESSMARRVIGLQLTSAATQLRSGGMPALDAMLKDWSDDDRRLLSVTPLAQPPAPVTEEPAFEGRRMPKAITTWVAGEGGKGYLLSYDMRSLRDEYRPKKRSHFFNIPEPMIWVGGLAGLLFSAVLAWNLTRPMRKLRDGFDRVAQGDLSVRLFPAMRRRHDELSEVARDFDSMAERLELLVSAREQLLHDVSHELRSPLARLQLAIGLARQNAGNVENSLQRIEHEAGRLDKMIGELLALSRAESNSLPDEEYFDLYGLVDAVVSDARYEAQIPGVDIVLQASSDVDYTVKGNAELMRRAVDNIVRNALRFSSHGQRVTVVLTRIEQLFQIEVSDQGPGVEESKISSIFDPFVRVKSAMSGKGYGLGLAITRKVVLAHGGQVEARNGEREGLVITLRIPRWS; this is encoded by the coding sequence ATGCCTATGCGTGGAAGACTGTTCTGGAAAATCCTGCTCGGCTTCTGGCTGACCTTTATCATCATGACCCAGGCGTTGTGGGTCGCTTTTTCCTTGTATGGCGATCGCTACGAACCACCGGAAAGTTCGATGGCCCGACGGGTGATTGGGCTGCAGCTGACGTCGGCCGCCACGCAGCTGCGCAGCGGAGGGATGCCGGCGTTGGACGCGATGCTGAAAGACTGGTCGGATGATGACCGGCGCTTGCTTTCCGTGACCCCGCTGGCTCAGCCACCGGCACCGGTAACTGAGGAGCCGGCGTTTGAAGGCCGTCGGATGCCGAAAGCAATCACCACATGGGTGGCAGGTGAGGGCGGCAAGGGCTATTTGCTGAGTTATGACATGCGCAGCCTGCGGGACGAGTATCGCCCGAAAAAACGCTCGCATTTTTTCAATATTCCCGAGCCAATGATTTGGGTGGGCGGGTTAGCCGGGCTGTTGTTCAGTGCGGTACTGGCCTGGAACCTGACCCGGCCGATGCGCAAACTGCGTGATGGTTTTGATCGTGTGGCACAGGGCGACTTGTCGGTGCGCCTGTTCCCGGCGATGCGTCGGCGGCATGACGAGCTTTCTGAGGTGGCGCGTGACTTTGACAGCATGGCGGAAAGGCTGGAACTGTTGGTCAGCGCCCGTGAGCAGTTGCTGCATGACGTTTCGCACGAACTGCGTTCGCCGCTGGCCCGCTTGCAATTAGCGATTGGCCTGGCGCGGCAGAATGCGGGTAACGTAGAGAATTCGCTGCAGCGCATTGAGCACGAAGCGGGGCGGCTGGATAAAATGATCGGCGAACTGTTGGCGCTGTCGCGTGCCGAGAGCAACAGCCTGCCGGATGAAGAGTATTTCGACCTGTACGGGCTGGTGGATGCGGTGGTGAGCGATGCGCGCTACGAAGCACAGATACCCGGCGTAGACATCGTGCTGCAGGCCAGCTCGGACGTGGATTACACCGTCAAGGGCAATGCCGAACTGATGCGGCGTGCGGTGGATAATATCGTGCGTAATGCGTTGCGCTTCTCCAGCCACGGGCAGCGGGTGACGGTGGTGCTAACGCGTATCGAGCAGTTGTTCCAGATTGAGGTCAGCGATCAGGGGCCGGGTGTGGAAGAGTCAAAAATTTCCAGCATTTTTGATCCGTTCGTCAGGGTGAAATCGGCAATGTCAGGCAAGGGCTACGGGCTGGGCCTGGCGATCACCCGCAAGGTGGTCCTGGCGCACGGTGGTCAGGTTGAGGCGCGTAACGGCGAACGGGAAGGGCTGGTGATTACCCTGCGAATTCCACGCTGGAGTTAA
- the crr gene encoding Glucose-specific phosphotransferase enzyme IIA component, translating to MGLFDKLKSLVSDDKKDTGTIEIVAPLSGEIVNIEDVPDVVFAEKIVGDGIAIKPTGNKMVAPVDGTIGKIFETNHAFSIESDSGIELFVHFGIDTVELKGEGFKRIAEEGQRVKKGDVVIEFNLALLEEKAKSILTPVVISNMDEIKELIKLTGNVTVGETPIIRIKK from the coding sequence ATGGGTTTGTTCGATAAATTGAAATCTCTGGTTTCTGATGACAAGAAAGACACGGGCACTATCGAGATCGTAGCTCCACTTTCTGGCGAAATCGTTAATATCGAAGATGTACCTGACGTAGTATTCGCTGAAAAAATCGTTGGCGACGGTATTGCCATCAAACCAACGGGCAACAAAATGGTTGCTCCGGTTGACGGCACCATCGGTAAAATTTTCGAAACCAACCATGCTTTCTCTATCGAATCCGACAGCGGCATCGAGCTGTTTGTCCACTTCGGTATCGACACCGTTGAACTCAAAGGCGAAGGCTTCAAACGCATCGCTGAAGAAGGCCAACGCGTCAAGAAAGGTGATGTGGTTATCGAGTTCAATCTGGCCCTGCTGGAAGAGAAAGCCAAGTCTATCCTGACGCCGGTGGTTATCTCCAACATGGACGAGATCAAAGAACTGATCAAACTGACCGGTAACGTCACCGTTGGTGAGACCCCGATCATCCGCATCAAGAAGTAA
- the ptsI_2 gene encoding Phosphoenolpyruvate-protein phosphotransferase, which yields MISGILVSPGIAFGKALLLKEDEIVINRKKISADAVEQEVQRFLDGRAKASVQLEAIKTKAGETFGEEKEAIFEGHIMLLEDEELEQEIIALIKDDLASADAAAYTIIEGQAKALEELDDEYLKERAADVRDIGKRLLQNILGLAIVDLSSIQDEVILVATDLTPSETAQLNLDKVLGFITDLGGRTSHTSIMARSLELPAIVGTSDVTKQVKNDDYLILDAVNNKIYVNPTADVIDQLKAEQNQYVTEKNDLAKLKDLPAITLDGHQVEVCANIGTVRDVAGAERNGAEGVGLYRTEFLFMDRDSLPTEDEQFQAYKAVAEAVGSQAVIVRTMDIGGDKDLPYMNLPKEENPFLGWRAIRIAMDRREILHAQLRAILRASAFGKLRIMFPMIISVEEVRDLKGEIETLKAQLREEAKAFDETIEVGVMVETPAAAVIAHHLAKEVDFFSIGTNDLTQYTLAVDRGNELISHLYNPMSPSVLGLIKQVIDASHAEGKWTGMCGELAGDERATLLLLGMGLDEFSMSAISIPRIKKIIRNTNFEDVKALAAQALAQPTAQDLMNCVNKFIEEKTLC from the coding sequence ATGATTTCAGGCATTTTAGTATCACCGGGTATCGCTTTTGGTAAGGCTCTCCTACTGAAAGAAGATGAAATTGTCATCAACCGGAAGAAAATCTCTGCAGACGCTGTAGAGCAGGAAGTCCAACGTTTTCTTGATGGCCGCGCCAAGGCATCCGTGCAGTTGGAAGCGATCAAGACCAAAGCTGGCGAAACCTTCGGCGAAGAGAAAGAAGCTATCTTCGAAGGCCATATCATGCTGTTGGAAGACGAAGAGCTTGAGCAGGAAATCATAGCCCTAATCAAAGACGATCTGGCTTCTGCGGACGCGGCTGCCTACACCATCATCGAAGGCCAGGCGAAAGCGCTGGAAGAACTCGACGATGAGTACCTGAAAGAACGTGCGGCCGACGTGCGTGACATCGGTAAACGCCTGCTGCAGAACATTCTGGGCCTGGCAATCGTCGATCTGAGCTCAATCCAGGACGAAGTGATCCTGGTTGCTACCGATTTGACCCCGTCTGAGACCGCGCAGTTGAACCTGGACAAGGTTCTGGGCTTCATCACCGATCTCGGCGGCCGTACTTCACACACCTCCATCATGGCGCGCTCCCTGGAATTGCCGGCAATCGTGGGCACCAGCGACGTGACCAAGCAGGTGAAGAACGACGATTACCTGATTCTGGACGCGGTTAACAATAAAATTTACGTTAACCCAACCGCTGACGTTATCGATCAGTTGAAAGCCGAACAGAACCAGTACGTGACCGAGAAAAACGATCTGGCCAAGCTGAAAGACCTGCCGGCGATTACGCTGGACGGGCATCAGGTTGAAGTCTGTGCCAACATCGGCACCGTGCGCGACGTCGCAGGTGCAGAGCGCAACGGCGCTGAAGGTGTCGGCCTGTATCGTACCGAATTCCTGTTCATGGACCGCGACTCACTGCCGACCGAAGACGAGCAGTTCCAGGCCTATAAAGCCGTTGCGGAAGCCGTGGGCTCACAGGCAGTAATCGTACGCACCATGGACATCGGCGGCGACAAAGACCTGCCGTACATGAACCTGCCGAAAGAAGAGAACCCGTTCCTCGGCTGGCGCGCCATCCGTATCGCCATGGATCGCAGAGAAATCCTGCACGCGCAGCTGCGTGCCATCCTGCGCGCCTCCGCGTTCGGTAAATTGCGCATCATGTTCCCGATGATCATTTCGGTAGAAGAAGTTCGCGATCTGAAAGGCGAAATCGAGACGCTGAAAGCGCAATTGCGTGAAGAAGCCAAGGCGTTTGACGAAACAATTGAAGTGGGCGTGATGGTGGAAACACCGGCCGCGGCGGTGATTGCTCATCACCTGGCGAAAGAAGTCGACTTCTTTAGTATTGGGACAAACGATCTAACCCAGTATACTCTGGCGGTAGATCGCGGCAACGAGCTGATTTCTCATCTCTATAACCCGATGTCCCCATCAGTGCTTGGCCTGATCAAACAGGTTATTGATGCATCTCATGCAGAAGGCAAGTGGACCGGAATGTGCGGTGAACTGGCTGGCGATGAGCGTGCTACACTGTTGTTATTGGGCATGGGGCTGGATGAGTTCAGCATGAGTGCGATTTCAATCCCGCGCATCAAGAAAATTATACGTAATACTAATTTCGAAGATGTGAAGGCGTTGGCAGCGCAAGCCTTGGCACAGCCAACGGCGCAAGATCTGATGAATTGCGTGAATAAATTCATCGAAGAAAAGACGCTCTGCTAA
- the ptsH gene encoding Phosphocarrier protein HPr — translation MFQQEVTITAPNGLHTRPAAQFVKEAKGFTSDITVTSNGKSASAKSLFKLQTLGLTQGTVVTISAEGEDEQKAVEHLVKLMAELE, via the coding sequence ATGTTCCAGCAAGAAGTTACTATTACCGCTCCGAATGGTCTGCACACTCGCCCTGCCGCTCAGTTCGTGAAAGAAGCCAAAGGCTTCACGTCTGACATCACCGTGACTTCTAACGGTAAAAGCGCCAGCGCCAAAAGCCTGTTCAAACTGCAAACTCTGGGGCTGACTCAAGGGACCGTAGTGACCATCTCCGCTGAAGGTGAAGACGAGCAGAAAGCCGTTGAACACTTGGTAAAACTGATGGCAGAGCTTGAGTAA
- the cysK_2 gene encoding Cysteine synthase A, with protein MSKIYEDNSLTIGHTPLVRLNRIGNGRILAKVESRNPSFSVKCRIGANMIWDAEKRGVLVAGKELVEPTSGNTGIALAFVAAARGYKLTLTMPETMSIERRKLLKALGANLVLTEGAKGMKGAIAKAEEIVATDPNRYLILQQFSNPANPAIHEQTTGPEIWEDTDGEVDVFISGVGTGGTLTGVSRYIKNTKGKAITTVAVEPTDSPVITQALNGEEIKPGPHKIQGIGAGFIPGNLDLDLVDRVEQITNDEAISMARRLMDEEGILAGISSGAAVAAAVKLAEEPEFADKTIVVILPSSGERYLSTALFADLFTEQELQQ; from the coding sequence ATGAGCAAGATATATGAAGACAACTCATTAACGATCGGCCATACGCCGCTGGTTCGTCTGAACCGTATCGGCAACGGACGCATTCTGGCCAAGGTTGAATCACGCAACCCGAGCTTTAGCGTCAAGTGCCGCATCGGTGCCAATATGATTTGGGACGCAGAAAAACGCGGCGTCCTGGTCGCCGGCAAAGAACTGGTGGAGCCAACCAGCGGCAACACTGGTATCGCACTGGCGTTCGTCGCCGCCGCACGCGGCTATAAGCTGACACTGACCATGCCGGAAACCATGAGCATCGAACGCCGCAAACTGCTCAAGGCGCTGGGCGCCAACCTGGTGCTGACCGAAGGCGCTAAAGGCATGAAAGGCGCGATCGCCAAGGCGGAAGAAATTGTCGCCACCGATCCCAACCGCTACCTCATCCTGCAGCAGTTCAGCAACCCGGCCAACCCGGCGATCCACGAACAAACCACCGGCCCGGAAATCTGGGAAGATACCGATGGCGAAGTCGACGTTTTCATCTCTGGCGTCGGTACCGGCGGTACGCTGACCGGTGTCAGCCGCTATATCAAGAACACCAAAGGCAAGGCGATTACCACCGTGGCGGTCGAACCTACCGACTCACCGGTGATCACCCAGGCGCTGAATGGTGAAGAAATCAAACCGGGCCCGCACAAGATTCAGGGCATCGGCGCAGGTTTTATCCCTGGCAACCTGGATCTCGACCTGGTTGACCGCGTCGAGCAAATCACCAACGACGAAGCCATCAGCATGGCACGCCGCCTGATGGACGAAGAAGGGATTCTGGCAGGCATTTCCTCCGGGGCCGCCGTAGCCGCAGCGGTGAAACTGGCTGAAGAACCAGAGTTCGCCGACAAAACCATCGTGGTGATATTACCTTCCTCCGGCGAGCGCTATTTGAGCACCGCCTTGTTCGCCGATTTGTTCACCGAACAAGAATTGCAACAGTAG
- the cysZ gene encoding putative sulfate transport protein CysZ has protein sequence MSYTQSPSHSTSGLHYFAEGWRLISRPGIKRYVVLPLLVNVLLMGSAFWWLFSQLGDWIPSMMSHVPTWLQWLSYLLWPLAVISVLLVFSYLFSTITNQIAAPFCGLLAEHLEGSLTGKPLPDTGIFGIVKDLPRIMAREWRKLAYYLPRALLLLILYFIPGIGQTVAPVLWFLFSAWMLAIQYCDYPFDNHKVSFADMRRALRQHKTDNLQFGAMVSLFTMIPILNLVILPVAVCGATAMWVDRYRPQFVRS, from the coding sequence ATGTCCTATACGCAGTCACCTTCTCACTCCACCAGCGGCCTGCATTATTTTGCCGAAGGCTGGCGCCTGATTTCGCGCCCGGGGATTAAACGCTATGTCGTATTGCCGTTACTGGTCAACGTACTGCTGATGGGGTCCGCCTTCTGGTGGCTGTTCAGCCAGCTCGGCGATTGGATCCCCAGCATGATGAGCCATGTGCCCACCTGGCTGCAGTGGCTTAGCTATTTGCTGTGGCCACTGGCGGTCATTTCCGTACTGCTGGTGTTCAGCTATCTGTTCAGCACCATTACCAATCAGATTGCCGCCCCGTTTTGCGGCCTGCTGGCCGAACACCTCGAGGGCAGCCTGACCGGCAAGCCGCTGCCGGACACCGGCATCTTTGGCATTGTGAAAGATTTGCCGCGCATTATGGCGCGTGAATGGCGCAAACTGGCCTACTACCTGCCGCGCGCGCTACTGCTGCTGATACTCTATTTCATTCCGGGTATTGGCCAGACGGTGGCACCGGTGTTGTGGTTCCTGTTCAGCGCCTGGATGTTGGCCATCCAGTATTGCGACTATCCGTTCGATAACCACAAGGTAAGCTTCGCCGACATGCGCCGCGCACTGCGCCAGCATAAGACCGACAATCTGCAGTTTGGCGCGATGGTCAGCCTGTTCACCATGATCCCGATCCTCAATCTGGTGATCCTGCCGGTCGCGGTTTGCGGTGCCACGGCGATGTGGGTTGATCGTTATCGCCCACAATTCGTTCGTTCCTGA
- the zipA gene encoding Cell division protein ZipA, producing MMQDLRLILIVVGAIAIIALLLHGLWTSRKERSSLFRDRPAKRSKKEREQSPIDELDEGVGEVRVRSAHPEDEPSFGHFDAAREEPVVAPKPAPAAEPAPRAVQPAAHQTPPPLSQRPDYDDILLDNYAQEEDDEPQQPAPRREPRVDDLPPVAPAAEPAFHAEPAHQPQPEVKPAVAHEPQPAPAAIKPAKLKETVLVLHVTAHQGGVIGGEILLQSVLQAGFQFGEMGIFHRHISPAGSGPVLFSLANMVKPGSFDPEMMSDFSTPGVSMFMMVPSYGDANQNFKLMLQSAQRIADDVGGVVLDDERRMMTPQKLETYKARLREVLENNA from the coding sequence ATGATGCAGGATTTGCGTCTGATATTAATCGTTGTTGGCGCGATCGCCATAATAGCGTTGTTATTGCACGGTCTTTGGACCAGTCGTAAGGAACGCTCATCGCTTTTTCGCGATCGCCCAGCCAAACGTTCCAAAAAGGAACGTGAACAATCCCCGATCGACGAACTCGATGAAGGTGTGGGGGAGGTGCGTGTACGCTCCGCTCACCCGGAAGACGAGCCGTCCTTTGGTCATTTCGATGCCGCTCGCGAAGAACCCGTGGTTGCGCCCAAGCCCGCTCCGGCGGCTGAGCCAGCACCGCGTGCCGTTCAACCGGCTGCCCATCAGACTCCGCCACCGCTGTCTCAGCGGCCGGATTATGATGACATCCTGTTGGACAACTACGCGCAGGAAGAAGACGACGAGCCGCAGCAGCCTGCGCCGCGCCGTGAACCGCGCGTTGACGATCTCCCGCCTGTGGCACCTGCAGCGGAACCGGCATTCCATGCCGAACCTGCTCATCAGCCGCAGCCGGAAGTGAAACCAGCGGTGGCGCACGAGCCTCAGCCTGCTCCAGCTGCCATCAAACCGGCAAAACTGAAAGAAACCGTACTGGTGCTGCACGTTACCGCACATCAGGGTGGCGTGATCGGCGGCGAAATTCTGCTGCAGAGCGTGCTGCAGGCGGGCTTCCAGTTTGGTGAAATGGGTATCTTCCATCGCCATATCAGCCCTGCGGGCAGCGGTCCTGTGCTGTTCAGCCTGGCGAATATGGTTAAGCCAGGGTCCTTTGATCCTGAGATGATGTCCGATTTCTCTACGCCGGGCGTGTCGATGTTCATGATGGTGCCGTCTTATGGCGACGCTAATCAGAACTTCAAGCTGATGCTGCAGTCGGCACAGCGAATCGCCGACGATGTGGGCGGTGTGGTGCTGGACGATGAGCGCCGCATGATGACTCCGCAGAAGCTGGAAACCTACAAAGCGCGCCTTCGTGAAGTGTTGGAAAACAACGCCTGA
- the ligA gene encoding DNA ligase yields MESIIQQINQLRTSLRHHEYQYHVLDAPEVPDAEYDRLMGELRALESAHPELITADSPTQRVGAAPLAAFDQVRHEVPMLSLDNVFDEESFLAFYKRVQDRLKSSDPLTFCCELKLDGLAVSLLYEDGELVRAATRGDGTTGENITSNVRTIRAIPLRLTGDNIPRRLEVRGEVFMPQAGFEQMNEEARRKDGKIFANPRNAAAGSIRQLDPRITAKRPLTFFCYGVGLLEGGELPRSHWQRLMQFKDWGLPVSDRAKRCTGSDEVLAFYRQVEQDRTQLGFDIDGVVVKIDDIDLQETLGFVARAPRWATAFKFPAQEQITQVREVEFQVGRTGAITPVARLEPVLVAGVIVSNATLHNADEIERLGLRIGDTVIVRRAGDVIPQVVGVIAERRPADAREILFPQHCPVCGSDVERVEGEAVARCTGGLICAAQRKEALKHFVSRRALDVDGMGDKIIEQLVEKEYVKNPADLFRLSAGILTGLDRMGPKSAQNLVNALEKSKQTTFARFLYALGIREVGEATAANLAAHFGTLEKLLAADIEALKEVPEVGEIVAKHTRHFLDEELNQQVIQELVSDEIGINWPAPVVIVAEEIDSPFAGKTVVLTGSLSQLSRDEAKDRLTALGAKVSGSVSKKTDLVIAGEAAGSKLVKAQELGIEVIDEAEMIRLLGA; encoded by the coding sequence ATGGAATCGATAATCCAACAAATCAATCAACTACGAACCTCACTGCGCCATCACGAATATCAATACCATGTGCTGGACGCGCCGGAAGTACCGGATGCGGAATACGATCGCCTGATGGGTGAACTGCGTGCCCTGGAAAGCGCACATCCGGAGCTGATCACCGCCGATTCTCCGACCCAGCGCGTGGGCGCCGCCCCGCTGGCGGCGTTCGATCAGGTGCGTCATGAAGTGCCGATGTTGTCACTGGACAACGTTTTCGACGAAGAAAGCTTCCTGGCATTCTACAAACGAGTGCAGGATCGCCTGAAGAGCAGCGATCCGCTGACCTTCTGCTGCGAGCTGAAGCTGGACGGTCTGGCGGTCAGCCTGCTGTACGAAGATGGCGAACTGGTTCGCGCGGCAACGCGCGGCGACGGCACAACCGGTGAAAACATTACCTCTAACGTGCGCACCATCCGCGCCATTCCACTGCGACTGACCGGTGACAATATCCCACGCCGGCTGGAAGTGCGCGGCGAAGTGTTTATGCCGCAGGCCGGTTTCGAGCAGATGAACGAAGAGGCGCGTCGCAAGGACGGCAAGATCTTCGCCAATCCGCGTAACGCCGCCGCCGGTTCGATTCGTCAGCTCGACCCGCGTATTACCGCCAAACGCCCACTGACCTTTTTCTGTTATGGCGTTGGCCTGCTGGAAGGCGGCGAATTGCCTCGCAGCCACTGGCAGCGCCTGATGCAGTTCAAAGACTGGGGGTTACCGGTTAGCGATCGCGCCAAACGTTGTACCGGCAGCGACGAAGTGCTGGCGTTCTACCGCCAGGTGGAGCAGGACCGCACGCAACTCGGGTTTGATATCGACGGCGTGGTAGTAAAAATTGACGATATCGACCTGCAGGAAACGCTGGGCTTTGTGGCGCGTGCGCCGCGCTGGGCGACAGCATTCAAATTCCCGGCGCAGGAGCAGATTACCCAGGTGCGCGAGGTGGAGTTCCAGGTTGGCCGCACCGGTGCGATTACGCCGGTGGCAAGACTGGAGCCCGTGCTGGTTGCCGGGGTGATCGTCAGCAACGCCACGTTGCATAACGCCGATGAAATTGAACGTTTGGGCCTGCGCATCGGTGATACGGTGATTGTGCGCCGTGCCGGCGACGTGATCCCGCAGGTGGTGGGGGTGATAGCCGAACGTCGTCCAGCGGACGCGCGTGAAATTTTGTTCCCGCAGCATTGTCCGGTATGCGGTTCCGACGTTGAGAGAGTGGAAGGCGAAGCGGTAGCGCGTTGCACCGGCGGTCTGATCTGCGCTGCACAACGCAAAGAAGCGCTTAAGCACTTTGTTTCCCGTCGGGCGTTGGACGTCGACGGCATGGGTGACAAAATCATCGAGCAGTTGGTGGAAAAAGAGTACGTGAAGAATCCGGCCGATCTGTTCCGTCTGTCCGCCGGCATTCTGACCGGGCTGGATCGCATGGGGCCCAAATCGGCGCAGAATCTGGTCAACGCGCTGGAAAAATCCAAGCAGACCACCTTTGCCCGTTTCCTGTATGCGCTTGGCATTCGTGAAGTCGGCGAAGCCACAGCGGCCAATCTGGCTGCACACTTCGGTACGCTGGAAAAACTGTTAGCCGCCGATATCGAGGCGTTGAAAGAAGTGCCGGAGGTCGGTGAAATCGTGGCGAAGCACACGCGTCATTTCCTTGACGAAGAGCTCAACCAACAGGTGATCCAGGAACTGGTCAGCGACGAAATCGGTATTAACTGGCCGGCCCCGGTGGTGATAGTAGCGGAAGAGATCGACAGCCCGTTTGCCGGAAAAACCGTGGTGCTGACCGGCTCGTTGAGCCAGCTATCACGTGACGAGGCCAAAGATCGTCTGACGGCGCTGGGCGCCAAGGTCAGTGGCAGCGTATCGAAGAAAACCGATCTGGTGATTGCAGGTGAAGCCGCCGGTTCCAAACTGGTGAAGGCGCAGGAACTGGGCATTGAGGTCATCGACGAAGCGGAAATGATCCGCCTGCTGGGGGCCTGA
- a CDS encoding DNA polymerase III subunit epsilon, whose product MEKENLLEIANTVMPFGKYQGRVLIDLPEEYLLWFARKGEFPQGKLGMLMEMTLAIKIEGLDHLVKPLKKS is encoded by the coding sequence ATGGAAAAAGAGAATCTGTTGGAAATTGCCAATACGGTAATGCCATTCGGCAAGTATCAGGGGCGGGTGCTGATTGACCTGCCCGAAGAATACCTGTTGTGGTTTGCCCGTAAGGGGGAGTTTCCCCAGGGCAAGCTTGGTATGCTGATGGAAATGACGTTGGCGATTAAAATTGAAGGGCTCGACCACCTGGTCAAGCCGCTGAAGAAAAGTTGA